From one Chanodichthys erythropterus isolate Z2021 chromosome 3, ASM2448905v1, whole genome shotgun sequence genomic stretch:
- the mrps34 gene encoding 28S ribosomal protein S34, mitochondrial — MVKKKRLRLIAEMARKIRAYRELKNRPQDSQRYALDYDTMTRPFTGKKLPVLAWKDVQRETRLFSLLSGMRMFGVGRLFTRKSWLDEHTEPCYWKITKVKVDYTAENMDHGKAWGILTFRGKEEPAEREVDKVMYHDWRLVPKHEEEVFKHCEPVPEPPVRYVKYPPLLRAMILAQQAKQLGVDASTIPDPSLPLKRDVLLNYEYFRSQDEKKQEGTPV; from the exons ATGGTAAAGAAGAAGCGTCTGAGGCTTATAGCTGAGATGGCACGGAAGATCCGGGCCTACCGGGAGCTGAAGAATCGGCCCCAGGACTCTCAGCGCTACGCCTTAGATTATGACACCATGACACGGCCCTTTACTGGCAAAAAGCTGCCAGTGTTGGCTTGGAAGGATGTGCAGAGAGAAACCCGCCTCTTTTCGTTACTATCTGGCATGCGCATGTTTGGTGTGGGTCGACTCTTCACACGCAAATCATGGCTGGACGAGCATACAGAGCCATGCTACTGGAAAATAACAAAAGTCAAGGTGGATTATACAGCAGAG AACATGGATCATGGGAAAGCATGGGGTATTCTAACATTTAGAG GTAAAGAGGAGCCTGCAGAGCGTGAAGTGGATAAAGTGATGTATCATGACTGGCGACTGGTGCCCAAACATGAAGAAGAGGTCTTCAAGCACTGTGAACCTGTCCCTGAGCCCCCTGTCCGTTATGTGAAATACCCGCCCCTGCTGCGTGCCATGATCCTGGCCCAGCAAGCCAAACAGCTAGGTGTGGATGCCAGCACTATCCCAGATCCCTCTCTACCATTGAAACGGGATGTCTTGCTCAATTATGAGTACTTCAGGAGTCAGGATGAGAAGAAACAAGAGGGTACACCTGTCTGA
- the nme3 gene encoding nucleoside diphosphate kinase 3 isoform X2, translated as MMGSKRSLSDTKELADLASKHARIIESGWTGANERTFIAVKPDGVQRRLVGEIVHRFERKGFKLVGMKFLQASEEQLRQHYWDLRERPFYSSLVKYMSSGPIVAMVWQGLDVVKTARKMLGETNPADSLPGTIRGDFCVEVSRNVIHGSDSVDSAQREISLWFEDHELFCWEECSQHWINA; from the exons ATGATGGGCTCTAAAAGGTCATTATCCGACACAAAAGAGCTCGCTGATTTAGCGTCAAAACACGCGAGGATCATTGAATCAG gatGGACTGGCGCAAACGAGCGCACATTCATCGCAGTGAAGCCAGATGGTGTTCAGCGCAGACTGGTGGGTGAGATCGTCCACCGCTTTGAACGCAAGGGTTTCAAACTGGTCGGCATGAAGTTCCTGCAG GCATCTGAGGAGCAGCTCAGACAGCACTACTGGGACCTGAGGGAGAGGCCTTTCTACAGCAGCTTGGTCAAGTACATGAGCTCCGGTCCCATTGTTGCTATG GTATGGCAAGGGCTGGATGTGGTAAAGACCGCCAGAAAGATGCTTGGAGAGACAAATCCAGCAGACTCTCTCCCAGGCACTATCAGAGGAGACTTTTGTGTGGAAGTGAGCAG GAATGTGATCCATGGCAGTGATTCAGTCGACAGTGCTCAGAGAGAGATCTCGCTGTGGTTCGAGGATCATGAGTTGTTCTGCTGGGAAGAGTGCAGTCAGCACTGGATCAATGCCTGA
- the nme3 gene encoding nucleoside diphosphate kinase 3 isoform X1 yields MIILFLTIFANVFKTGWTGANERTFIAVKPDGVQRRLVGEIVHRFERKGFKLVGMKFLQASEEQLRQHYWDLRERPFYSSLVKYMSSGPIVAMVWQGLDVVKTARKMLGETNPADSLPGTIRGDFCVEVSRNVIHGSDSVDSAQREISLWFEDHELFCWEECSQHWINA; encoded by the exons ATGATCATACTTTTCTTAACAATATTTGCGAACGTTTTCAAGACGG gatGGACTGGCGCAAACGAGCGCACATTCATCGCAGTGAAGCCAGATGGTGTTCAGCGCAGACTGGTGGGTGAGATCGTCCACCGCTTTGAACGCAAGGGTTTCAAACTGGTCGGCATGAAGTTCCTGCAG GCATCTGAGGAGCAGCTCAGACAGCACTACTGGGACCTGAGGGAGAGGCCTTTCTACAGCAGCTTGGTCAAGTACATGAGCTCCGGTCCCATTGTTGCTATG GTATGGCAAGGGCTGGATGTGGTAAAGACCGCCAGAAAGATGCTTGGAGAGACAAATCCAGCAGACTCTCTCCCAGGCACTATCAGAGGAGACTTTTGTGTGGAAGTGAGCAG GAATGTGATCCATGGCAGTGATTCAGTCGACAGTGCTCAGAGAGAGATCTCGCTGTGGTTCGAGGATCATGAGTTGTTCTGCTGGGAAGAGTGCAGTCAGCACTGGATCAATGCCTGA